From the genome of Streptomyces sp. JH34:
GTCTTGTGCACGGCCTCGGCGAACAGCCCGGAATCGAGACCGAGTCCGTGCTCGACATCGATCCGGTACCGGTACATGTGGCCCTTGCCCGGCGCCTTCGCCAGCCCCGGCACCGCGTCGAACTTCCCGGACGCCTTCAGGTCGGGCGCCAGCGGAAAGGCGGTGGCCATCTTCTGCGCGTAGGACAGGGGCTTGACCTCCCGCTTCTGCGTCTGAGGGGCCGTCCGGTCCACCGAGCGTGAGGTGTCGTCGGAGTCCTGACGGCCGACGCCGGCGGACTCCCGGCCGTCCCTCGCGCCGCCCGTGTCCTGCGCCACCTGTCCGGCCACCACGACCGCGAGGACCGTGGTCACGGCGGCGGCCGCGATCCCCGTGAACGTACGGCCCTTGCCGCCCTTGTCGCCCTTCGCGCCGGGGGTGTCGCCACCCTCGGGCTCGTCGGGCCCGTCGGGGGTACGGGCCGTCTCCTCGGGAGCGACCGGTGCCGTGGGGCGCGAAGGTGTGGTGTCGAACGCCTCCAGGAACTCCCGGCGCGGGCCCGGTATCAGCGCGCCGGTCTCCGGACCGGCCGTGCGGCGCCCGGCATCGGCCCGCTGCGCCGCCTGCTGCCGCGCCAGGGCGGCCTGCCCGGCGCGGAAGACCTCCTGGCCGGCAGGTCCGGTCGGCTCCCGCCGGCTGTCGTGCAGCGGCTGCGGTCCGGTTCCCCAGCCACCGCCCGGCTCGCGCTGTTCGGGGTGCCCGCCGCGCACCCGCGGAGCGTCGCCGAACGGATCGCCGCCTTCCCGCGGAGGCGGTGTCGCGGCGTCCCGCCCGCGTCGGCGGCCGGTGCCACGCTCCGCAGCGGCGCCGGCAGGGGCCCCGCTGTCGTGTCGTGTGGCCTCGGGGCCCTTTCGGCTGTGTCGTCCCACGCCCCGGATCAGCTCCCGCCACGTTCGTCGAGCAGTTCCCGGAACGCCTGGGCGACCGCCTCCGGGTACTCCATCATCGCCACGTGCCCGGCGTCGGGCAGTGTGAGCAGGCGCGAGTCGCGGAAGGCCGCGGACGCCCTGCGTGCCATCCGGTACGAGACGAGCTGGTCCCTTCCGCCGTACACGAGCAGGGTCGGTGCGAGCACCCGCTCGGCCTGGCGCCACAGCCCGTGCTGTCCTCCCAGCGTGTAGGCATCGACGATGCCCCGTGCCGAGCGCGTCATGGCGTCCCAGAAGTACGGCAGTTCCAGCCTGCGCTCCATCTCGGCCACCGCGTGACGGAAGGCTTCGTCGGAGATTCGTGCCGGATCGCCGTAACAGAGTGCCACGGCGCCACGGGTGTGCTGCTCCGCGGTCCACCCCCGGGTGAGCCGGGCGAACAGGGAAGCGACCCCCGGCAGTGCGAGCAGGGCCGTCGGCACCGCGGGCCGCTGGACCCGGATCTCGGGCAGG
Proteins encoded in this window:
- a CDS encoding DUF3152 domain-containing protein produces the protein MGRHSRKGPEATRHDSGAPAGAAAERGTGRRRGRDAATPPPREGGDPFGDAPRVRGGHPEQREPGGGWGTGPQPLHDSRREPTGPAGQEVFRAGQAALARQQAAQRADAGRRTAGPETGALIPGPRREFLEAFDTTPSRPTAPVAPEETARTPDGPDEPEGGDTPGAKGDKGGKGRTFTGIAAAAVTTVLAVVVAGQVAQDTGGARDGRESAGVGRQDSDDTSRSVDRTAPQTQKREVKPLSYAQKMATAFPLAPDLKASGKFDAVPGLAKAPGKGHMYRYRIDVEHGLGLDSGLFAEAVHKTLNDDRSWAHNGAMTFERISSGEPDFVITLASPGTTADWCEKSGLDTTEDNVSCDSAATDRVMINAYRWAQGASTFGPDKLLAYRQMLINHEVGHRLGHNHVSCRTPGALAPVMQQQTKTLDLDGVKCRPNPWVYPGS
- a CDS encoding alpha/beta hydrolase; this translates as MPSTELPGSQAAAAAVAPTVSAVRVTEGEELRSVALPGLTLTVRSRPAGTAESAPALFVHGLGGSSQNWSALMPLLTDTLDSEAVDLPGFGDSPPPDDGNYSVTGHARAVIRLLDAGGRGPVHLFGNSLGGAVATRIAAGRPDLVRTLTLISPALPEIRVQRPAVPTALLALPGVASLFARLTRGWTAEQHTRGAVALCYGDPARISDEAFRHAVAEMERRLELPYFWDAMTRSARGIVDAYTLGGQHGLWRQAERVLAPTLLVYGGRDQLVSYRMARRASAAFRDSRLLTLPDAGHVAMMEYPEAVAQAFRELLDERGGS